One window of the Arthrobacter sp. D5-1 genome contains the following:
- a CDS encoding ABC transporter permease: MLRVAVSQLTTHFRRFIAIGLAVMLSVMFLSATLMVGASTNASLGASIGEAYRNADLVATSKNGEAFTPAAVEAAVSSPAVEESYAERSTYVTFGAGGGEQYGRLRNAAPAALEGAVLSSGSMPSKASEAVIDVKTAGHLGLSVGSTLELHGAGPVKNAKVTITGLIQATNDPFSSSAAQLVASESVLNAVQDAGSGFTGVQFSLKASEDVAAAKEYITHRMEAAGATGPVLETAQEKVTSTVAMLSAGQDQLTIVLLAFAGVAILVSTLVVANTFSVLVAQRTRELALLRCLGAGRAQIRGSVMLEALVVGFLSSVVGVLAATGLMTGLIAWAKSQPEQAFATLAVPPSAIIAGLVAGTLLTVVAALVPAKAATAVAPLAALRPSDDASVRNKRGKVRLVLGLLALLGGAAALVYGSVNVSLGVALLGGAASFVGILLCSTLFIPTVVALAGRLAAPAGVPGKLAAVNATRNPARTSSTAAALLIGVTLVSLMMTGAATSRQAFNDTLAENYPVDLSAQTAVDGSVDHRQALARIKALDGVSAAVMLQPIGTLGDSAAPDSGMTIYGLSAADAASVLRDNNLKPGPGMVYLPEDSPEGAATISTAEGTVSLDAKVLRTRHVPAFVESSSIAASPLPETASMVWVKLDDSVSTDRVQALQKDIAAALGVQERTVSGAAIERVTFNSIIDVLLLVVTGLLGIAVVIALIGVANTLSLSVLERTRENSLLRALGLTRGQLRGMLAIEAVLVAGVAAIMGAGMGIVYGWLGAQATLGGVASVVPAVPWMQLAAVFGVAVVAGLLASVIPARRAARLSPVEGLATA, encoded by the coding sequence ATGCTGCGTGTTGCCGTTTCCCAACTGACGACGCACTTCCGGCGGTTTATCGCCATCGGCCTCGCCGTCATGTTGTCCGTGATGTTCCTCTCCGCCACGCTGATGGTGGGTGCGAGCACGAACGCTTCCTTGGGGGCCAGCATCGGTGAGGCGTACCGAAACGCTGACCTTGTTGCCACATCCAAGAACGGTGAAGCATTCACCCCGGCCGCTGTGGAGGCTGCCGTCTCCTCCCCGGCAGTGGAGGAAAGCTACGCGGAGCGTTCCACGTACGTCACGTTCGGGGCCGGCGGCGGAGAGCAGTATGGCCGGCTGCGGAATGCAGCGCCCGCAGCCTTGGAAGGTGCCGTACTTTCTTCCGGGTCCATGCCGTCGAAGGCCTCTGAGGCTGTGATCGACGTCAAGACAGCCGGGCATCTGGGCCTTAGCGTTGGCAGCACGCTTGAGCTGCACGGGGCGGGACCTGTCAAGAATGCCAAGGTGACCATCACCGGCCTGATCCAAGCCACCAATGATCCTTTCTCGTCATCGGCAGCGCAGTTGGTGGCGTCCGAATCGGTCCTGAACGCGGTCCAGGACGCGGGTTCCGGTTTTACCGGAGTGCAGTTCTCGCTCAAGGCCAGCGAGGACGTGGCCGCCGCCAAGGAGTACATCACCCATCGCATGGAAGCTGCGGGAGCTACCGGGCCTGTGCTGGAAACGGCCCAGGAGAAGGTGACCTCCACTGTTGCCATGCTGAGCGCTGGGCAGGACCAGCTGACCATCGTACTGCTCGCGTTCGCCGGCGTGGCCATCCTTGTCTCCACTTTGGTGGTGGCCAACACCTTCTCTGTACTTGTGGCACAACGGACCAGGGAGTTGGCGCTCCTGCGCTGCCTCGGTGCCGGGCGGGCACAAATCCGTGGGTCCGTCATGCTCGAAGCCCTGGTGGTCGGTTTCCTTTCCTCTGTGGTGGGCGTCCTGGCGGCCACGGGCTTGATGACCGGGCTGATTGCCTGGGCCAAGTCCCAGCCTGAGCAGGCCTTCGCGACGCTGGCTGTACCGCCGTCGGCCATTATCGCCGGCCTGGTGGCAGGAACTTTGTTGACCGTGGTCGCGGCGTTGGTTCCCGCCAAGGCGGCTACCGCCGTCGCGCCCCTGGCCGCCTTGCGGCCCAGCGATGACGCATCCGTCCGGAACAAGCGCGGCAAGGTACGCCTTGTGCTGGGCTTGTTGGCCCTGCTGGGCGGAGCAGCAGCGCTGGTGTACGGCAGCGTCAACGTATCGCTGGGCGTTGCGCTGCTGGGCGGAGCCGCCTCCTTCGTGGGTATTCTCCTGTGCTCCACGCTGTTCATCCCCACGGTGGTTGCCCTGGCCGGCAGGCTCGCCGCACCCGCGGGAGTGCCGGGCAAGCTCGCGGCCGTGAACGCCACGCGCAACCCTGCCCGCACCTCTTCGACCGCGGCCGCGCTGCTCATCGGCGTCACGTTGGTATCGCTCATGATGACGGGTGCGGCCACATCCCGGCAGGCATTCAACGACACCCTGGCCGAGAACTACCCTGTGGACCTTTCGGCACAGACTGCAGTGGATGGTTCAGTCGACCACCGGCAGGCCCTGGCGAGGATCAAGGCGCTCGACGGCGTCAGCGCTGCGGTCATGCTGCAGCCGATAGGAACACTGGGCGATTCCGCTGCACCGGACAGCGGCATGACCATCTACGGCCTTTCCGCCGCAGATGCAGCGTCTGTGCTGCGCGATAACAACCTGAAGCCGGGCCCGGGCATGGTTTACCTTCCAGAAGACTCTCCAGAGGGTGCTGCGACGATCTCGACGGCGGAGGGCACGGTTTCGCTCGACGCCAAGGTGCTGCGGACCCGCCACGTCCCGGCGTTTGTGGAAAGCTCCAGCATCGCTGCGTCCCCGCTGCCGGAAACGGCGTCCATGGTGTGGGTGAAGCTGGATGATTCCGTCTCTACGGACCGGGTGCAGGCTCTCCAGAAAGACATCGCGGCAGCATTGGGGGTGCAGGAGCGAACCGTCAGTGGGGCCGCGATCGAGAGGGTGACGTTCAACAGCATCATCGATGTGCTCTTGTTGGTTGTCACCGGTCTGCTTGGTATCGCCGTGGTGATTGCGCTGATCGGCGTGGCGAACACCTTGTCCCTCTCGGTCCTTGAGCGGACCAGGGAGAACTCCCTCCTCAGGGCCCTTGGCCTCACTCGGGGCCAACTGCGCGGAATGCTGGCCATCGAAGCCGTGCTCGTCGCAGGCGTGGCCGCAATCATGGGCGCAGGCATGGGAATCGTCTACGGATGGCTGGGGGCGCAGGCAACACTGGGAGGCGTAGCCAGCGTTGTTCCTGCCGTTCCGTGGATGCAACTGGCCGCAGTCTTCGGGGTGGCCGTGGTGGCCGGACTGCTGGCCTCGGTGATCCCTGCCCGGCGCGCCGCACGCCTCTCCCCCGTCGAGGGTCTGGCCACCGCCTAA
- the metG gene encoding methionine--tRNA ligase, with amino-acid sequence MTSPEKSPFYITTAISYPNGVPHIGHAYEVIATDAMARFKRLDGHEVFFMTGTDEHGLKMQQSAEKEGITAKQLADRNSAAFKQMSQDLGISHDRFIRTTDQDHYAASQAIWKKMEANGDIYLSKYEGWYSVRDEAYYVEDDTVVKEDGLRYSKETDTLVTWTAEESYFFRLSSYQEKLLALYEAQPEFGAPQSRFNEVISFVKRGLEDLSISRTTFDWGVPVPGDEKHVMYVWVDALTNYLTGVGYPDVESESFKKFWPADVHVIGKDISRFHAIYWPAFLMSAGLELPQRVMIHGFLTNNGVKMSKSLGNVVAPQDFVAQYGLDQCRYFFLREVPFGADGNYNHEAIVGRMNSDLANNFGNLAQRSLSMVAKNCEGKVPVPGEFTSEDTALLTQAGELLETARSAFDKQEFSRALEAIWTVLGDTNAYFADQAPWVLRKTDIARMNTVLYVTLEVVRIVAILAQPVMPSSSAKLLEVLGQAEGEARQFAAIATPIFAGTQLPAPAPIFPRFEEPAEA; translated from the coding sequence GTGACGTCTCCAGAGAAATCCCCGTTCTACATCACCACCGCAATCAGCTACCCCAACGGCGTGCCGCACATCGGCCACGCCTACGAGGTCATTGCAACTGATGCCATGGCGCGCTTCAAGCGCCTTGACGGTCATGAAGTGTTCTTCATGACCGGAACGGACGAGCACGGACTCAAGATGCAGCAGTCTGCCGAGAAGGAAGGCATCACTGCCAAGCAACTCGCCGACCGCAACTCGGCTGCGTTCAAGCAGATGAGCCAGGACCTGGGCATCTCCCATGACCGCTTCATCCGCACCACCGACCAGGACCACTACGCCGCCTCGCAGGCCATCTGGAAGAAGATGGAAGCCAACGGCGACATCTACCTGTCCAAATACGAGGGCTGGTACTCCGTCCGTGACGAGGCATACTACGTCGAAGACGACACCGTGGTGAAAGAGGACGGTCTCCGTTACTCCAAGGAGACGGACACGCTGGTCACCTGGACCGCGGAGGAAAGCTACTTCTTCCGGCTTTCCAGCTACCAGGAGAAGCTCCTTGCCCTTTATGAGGCGCAGCCTGAGTTCGGCGCTCCGCAGTCCCGCTTCAACGAGGTCATCAGCTTCGTCAAGCGTGGTCTCGAGGATCTGTCCATCAGCCGCACCACCTTTGACTGGGGTGTTCCTGTTCCCGGCGATGAGAAGCACGTCATGTACGTCTGGGTTGATGCCCTGACCAACTACCTCACCGGCGTTGGCTACCCCGACGTCGAGTCGGAATCCTTCAAGAAGTTCTGGCCTGCCGACGTCCACGTCATCGGCAAGGATATTTCGCGTTTCCACGCGATCTACTGGCCTGCGTTCCTCATGAGCGCCGGGCTTGAGCTGCCACAGCGCGTCATGATCCACGGCTTCCTCACCAACAATGGCGTGAAGATGTCCAAGTCCCTGGGCAACGTCGTCGCGCCGCAGGACTTTGTGGCGCAGTACGGTTTGGACCAGTGCCGGTACTTCTTCCTCCGCGAAGTTCCGTTCGGTGCGGACGGCAACTACAACCACGAAGCGATCGTGGGCCGCATGAACTCGGACCTCGCCAACAACTTCGGAAACCTTGCCCAGCGTTCGTTGTCCATGGTGGCGAAGAACTGTGAAGGCAAGGTCCCGGTGCCCGGAGAGTTCACGTCGGAGGACACTGCCTTGCTGACGCAGGCAGGGGAGTTGCTGGAAACAGCCCGCTCAGCCTTCGACAAGCAGGAATTCAGCCGCGCGCTGGAAGCCATCTGGACCGTATTGGGCGATACCAACGCCTACTTTGCCGACCAGGCCCCCTGGGTGCTGCGGAAGACCGACATCGCGCGCATGAACACGGTTTTGTATGTCACTTTGGAGGTAGTAAGGATCGTAGCGATCCTCGCCCAGCCGGTCATGCCGTCGTCGTCCGCCAAGCTGCTCGAAGTCCTGGGCCAGGCCGAAGGCGAGGCGAGGCAGTTCGCCGCGATCGCCACGCCGATCTTTGCAGGCACGCAGTTGCCGGCTCCAGCCCCGATCTTCCCCCGCTTCGAAGAGCCCGCTGAAGCTTAG
- a CDS encoding ATP-binding cassette domain-containing protein: MTDKLNPELAATPESTEESLQTRANTIVKASDHATPLELSRVTIHYGGDKGGAEEVDVVDDFNLTLHAGEMHCIAGRSGSGKTSILTVSAGLTLPTSGKVFWEGVPLDTMGDDEIADRRRALIGYVDQGGALIDGMSALENVLLPAVPDGEVEQRTEMAKDLLDLVGLGRRMRHRPAQLSGGERQRVAIARALILGTRVLVVDEPTASLDRAAANRIIGILKDTTSDGIAVLVASHDHELVRLSDTLTELN, translated from the coding sequence ATGACTGACAAACTCAACCCCGAGCTGGCGGCCACCCCGGAATCCACGGAAGAGTCGCTGCAGACCCGCGCCAACACGATCGTGAAGGCCTCCGACCACGCAACCCCCTTGGAATTGAGCCGCGTGACCATCCACTACGGCGGCGACAAGGGCGGCGCCGAGGAAGTGGACGTCGTTGACGACTTCAACCTCACCCTGCACGCCGGTGAGATGCACTGCATCGCCGGACGAAGCGGCTCCGGCAAGACCAGCATCTTGACCGTGAGCGCCGGACTGACGCTCCCGACGTCGGGCAAGGTCTTTTGGGAGGGCGTGCCGCTGGACACCATGGGCGATGACGAAATTGCTGACCGCCGCCGCGCGCTCATCGGCTATGTGGACCAGGGCGGCGCCCTGATCGACGGCATGAGCGCCCTGGAGAACGTCCTGCTTCCCGCGGTGCCCGATGGCGAAGTGGAACAGCGGACGGAAATGGCCAAGGACCTCCTGGACCTGGTGGGCCTGGGTCGCCGCATGCGGCACCGTCCCGCACAGCTCTCCGGCGGTGAGCGCCAGCGCGTCGCCATCGCCCGCGCGCTGATCCTGGGCACCCGTGTGCTGGTAGTGGATGAACCCACGGCCAGCCTGGACCGGGCAGCAGCCAACCGCATTATCGGGATCCTGAAGGACACCACGAGCGATGGCATCGCTGTCCTGGTGGCCTCCCATGACCACGAGCTGGTGCGGCTCAGCGATACGCTGACCGAACTTAACTAA
- a CDS encoding FtsX-like permease family protein has protein sequence MNAVQRFIRSRVLLLTAAILIVAMCLSVLVQSQSQAALNRTVDENSRGLYDILVQAKPDQAQDGDGGALIQPEIANGQGGISFEQLEKIRTMGQTAVAAPISLVSRVSQNLEAPRLNAMDYLGYNAGLAGAVTAGDPSAMDSSKWPAAESVLSDTPKKYRLTASATSSDGVNQQTLFKTSAEGTLGKGRLIQEQAAGGSNVRIAGPEGETGIKFPAPALGSEHNLFNLSVALPLAPEVTESVVAVDPAAERALLGSAGDFLAPLEKAPPADARDAGAIGRHFESLFTTGLSMDQLEEGPDFLGVKLKYWAPLMTQYQQAKRDGLLTDDSQAIPLIVRSGTSLDLQYSVKIEELDASGKVVNEVGTVTRSLDKDYLPFVSKSPFALEWPGSTDHSKLLGSTASFSQGLYNPATWSAAFAAAPKYKDGDEASNGASDKSATPGDWVTVNRLPEKSSFGAAVDQTQRKPVDERSYREDLETGKKPAAPLPMVYGTFDPADVQSAAGDVNKLPLGGYDPTPMTLTKDAEGKDVEGTELKPSLSATGLVSQSAGAITDYYGLAAARGYDTNADVIDAVRVKASAAGNWKTAQPEVEKLATQIRGLGLEATVVAGSAREDANIFVPGYSKDDAGKESPLGTVQQSWVRQDAADAVSGSLTGTNITLLFLTLLGATLLTGASTVSYIRQRRSEAGILRAMGWTQKRIRSWVLEEFAVGAAALAAAGLVLSLLSWNIATVIVSVTMLIIYSGAALLAAQQLRHRVVIDQEPQHDDRLVTVDSPLTFANRQLTTNRFNSISLAVAVGVFGAAVGALIALLIDIPRAAGASALSGLAAASIALPSVILAVFGVVVGLLLTLVTGRFELHAKREYLGTLKAMGWNPDMLGQVRFFENALVGTVALPLGVLGALGLGLLLAPYAALWAGLAGLLAVICWIPIATKVVK, from the coding sequence ATGAACGCCGTCCAAAGGTTCATCAGAAGCCGTGTGCTGCTGCTGACCGCGGCCATTTTGATCGTCGCAATGTGCTTGTCCGTCCTCGTCCAAAGCCAGTCACAGGCTGCTTTGAACCGGACAGTGGATGAGAACTCGCGGGGACTCTACGACATCCTGGTCCAGGCCAAGCCGGACCAGGCCCAAGATGGCGACGGCGGTGCTTTGATCCAGCCGGAAATCGCCAACGGCCAAGGCGGCATCAGCTTTGAGCAGCTGGAGAAGATCCGCACCATGGGCCAAACGGCTGTGGCCGCACCCATCAGCCTGGTTTCGCGCGTTTCGCAGAACCTGGAGGCTCCCCGCCTCAATGCCATGGACTACCTCGGGTACAACGCCGGCCTGGCCGGAGCCGTGACCGCGGGGGATCCTTCGGCCATGGATTCCAGCAAATGGCCCGCTGCGGAATCGGTGTTGTCCGATACCCCCAAGAAGTACCGCCTGACGGCCTCTGCCACGAGTTCTGACGGTGTGAACCAGCAGACGCTCTTCAAGACCAGCGCAGAGGGCACCTTGGGCAAGGGCCGCTTGATCCAGGAGCAGGCTGCGGGCGGCTCCAACGTCAGGATCGCCGGACCCGAAGGCGAGACCGGCATCAAATTCCCGGCTCCCGCACTTGGCTCCGAGCACAATCTTTTCAACCTCTCGGTGGCGCTGCCCCTAGCCCCTGAGGTGACCGAGTCCGTCGTCGCGGTGGACCCCGCCGCCGAAAGGGCGCTGTTGGGATCCGCAGGCGACTTCCTGGCACCCCTTGAGAAGGCTCCGCCGGCCGATGCGCGTGACGCAGGAGCAATCGGACGCCACTTCGAAAGCCTTTTCACCACAGGCCTCAGCATGGACCAGTTGGAAGAAGGTCCTGACTTTCTGGGCGTCAAGCTCAAGTACTGGGCGCCGCTGATGACCCAGTACCAGCAGGCCAAGCGTGACGGTTTGCTGACTGACGATTCCCAGGCCATCCCGCTGATTGTCCGCTCCGGCACCTCCCTTGACCTGCAGTACTCGGTGAAGATCGAGGAACTGGATGCCAGTGGCAAGGTAGTCAATGAGGTCGGCACGGTGACGCGGAGCCTGGACAAGGATTACCTCCCCTTCGTGTCCAAGTCGCCCTTCGCCCTCGAATGGCCGGGTTCAACAGATCACAGCAAGCTGCTCGGAAGCACGGCTTCCTTCAGCCAAGGCCTGTACAACCCCGCCACCTGGAGCGCGGCGTTTGCAGCAGCCCCCAAGTACAAGGACGGCGACGAAGCTTCCAACGGCGCTTCGGACAAGAGCGCGACGCCGGGGGACTGGGTGACGGTCAACCGCCTGCCTGAGAAGTCCTCCTTCGGTGCCGCCGTGGACCAGACGCAGCGCAAACCAGTCGATGAGCGCTCCTACCGCGAGGACCTGGAAACAGGCAAGAAGCCGGCCGCGCCGCTGCCCATGGTGTACGGCACGTTTGACCCCGCCGACGTCCAGTCAGCAGCCGGGGACGTCAACAAGCTGCCTCTGGGCGGCTACGATCCCACGCCGATGACGCTCACCAAGGACGCTGAGGGCAAGGATGTCGAAGGCACGGAACTGAAGCCTTCGTTGAGCGCTACGGGCCTGGTCAGCCAGTCCGCCGGTGCCATCACCGATTACTACGGTCTAGCCGCAGCCCGTGGCTACGACACCAACGCCGACGTTATTGACGCCGTCCGGGTCAAGGCCTCGGCCGCCGGCAACTGGAAAACGGCCCAGCCCGAGGTTGAGAAGCTGGCCACGCAGATTCGCGGGCTCGGCCTTGAAGCCACAGTCGTTGCAGGTTCCGCGCGCGAAGATGCCAATATCTTTGTTCCCGGCTACAGCAAGGACGACGCCGGCAAGGAATCACCGTTGGGCACCGTCCAGCAGTCCTGGGTCCGCCAGGATGCCGCCGATGCCGTCTCCGGTTCGCTGACCGGTACCAACATCACCCTGCTCTTCCTGACGCTCTTGGGCGCAACTCTCCTGACAGGCGCCTCGACGGTCAGCTACATCCGCCAACGCCGGAGCGAAGCAGGCATTCTCAGGGCGATGGGCTGGACGCAGAAACGCATCCGGTCCTGGGTCCTTGAAGAGTTTGCGGTGGGAGCTGCGGCCCTTGCTGCGGCCGGTCTCGTCCTGAGCCTGCTCAGCTGGAATATTGCCACCGTCATTGTTTCCGTGACCATGCTCATCATCTACAGCGGAGCCGCGCTGCTGGCAGCCCAGCAGCTGCGTCACCGTGTAGTGATCGACCAGGAACCGCAGCACGATGACCGCCTGGTAACGGTGGATTCCCCGTTGACGTTCGCCAACCGGCAGCTCACCACCAACCGGTTCAACTCCATCTCCCTTGCCGTGGCAGTAGGCGTGTTCGGCGCTGCAGTGGGTGCCCTGATCGCCCTGCTGATTGACATCCCCCGCGCAGCCGGTGCCAGTGCTTTGAGTGGCCTGGCAGCTGCAAGCATCGCTTTGCCGAGCGTCATCCTGGCGGTCTTTGGAGTCGTGGTGGGCTTGCTGCTGACCCTTGTGACCGGGCGCTTTGAACTCCATGCCAAGCGGGAGTACCTCGGTACCTTGAAGGCCATGGGCTGGAACCCGGACATGCTGGGCCAGGTCCGCTTCTTCGAGAACGCACTTGTAGGCACAGTGGCTCTTCCCTTGGGCGTCCTTGGCGCCTTGGGGCTGGGACTGCTGCTGGCTCCCTACGCGGCCCTGTGGGCCGGTCTGGCCGGTCTGCTGGCCGTAATTTGCTGGATTCCGATTGCAACGAAAGTAGTCAAATGA
- the serA gene encoding phosphoglycerate dehydrogenase — MSASKPVVLLAEELSPATVEALGPDFEIRQTDGADRSQLLSAIVDVDAILVRSATQVDAEAIAAAKNLKVIARAGVGLDNVDIKAATQAGVMVVNAPTSNIVSAAELTVGHILSLARHIPQASSALKNGEWKRSKYTGIELFEKKIGIIGLGRIGALVAARLQGFDTQILAYDPYITSARAAQLGVKLVTLDELLENSDFITIHMPKTPETVGMLGADAFRKMKETAYVVNVARGGLVDEEALHVALKEGQIAGAGVDVFVKEPSTDLPFFEFDNVIVTPHLGASTDEAQEKAGVSVAKSVRLALAGELVPDAVNVAGGVIAPDVRPGIPLIEKLGRIFTALTHASLTQIDVEVAGEIAALDVKVLELAALKGVFADVVTEQVSYVNAPVIAEQRGINTRLITTPDAEDYRNVLTIRGALSDGSQISVAGTLTGPKQVEKLVGVNGYDVEIPISEHLVVVAYADRPGVIGTIGHILGMNNINIGGMQVARQTEGGQVLALLTIDSSVPQQVLEAIKAGIGADMVREVDLED, encoded by the coding sequence GTGTCAGCCAGCAAACCCGTCGTCCTCCTCGCCGAGGAACTTTCGCCCGCCACAGTCGAGGCTCTGGGCCCGGACTTCGAAATCCGCCAGACCGACGGCGCAGACCGTTCCCAGCTGCTGTCCGCAATCGTTGACGTTGACGCCATTTTGGTTCGCTCGGCTACCCAGGTGGATGCCGAAGCCATTGCCGCCGCGAAGAACTTGAAAGTCATCGCCCGCGCGGGTGTTGGGCTGGACAACGTGGACATTAAGGCCGCCACACAGGCAGGCGTCATGGTAGTCAACGCCCCGACGTCCAACATCGTCTCCGCCGCCGAGCTCACGGTAGGGCACATCCTCAGCTTGGCCCGCCACATTCCGCAGGCCAGCTCTGCGCTGAAGAACGGTGAGTGGAAGCGCTCCAAGTACACGGGAATTGAACTCTTCGAGAAGAAGATCGGCATCATCGGCCTGGGCCGCATCGGTGCTTTGGTTGCAGCGCGCCTCCAGGGTTTCGATACCCAGATCCTTGCGTACGACCCCTACATCACTTCAGCCCGCGCTGCCCAGCTGGGCGTCAAGCTGGTCACCTTGGATGAACTTCTGGAGAATTCCGACTTCATCACCATCCACATGCCCAAGACGCCGGAAACGGTGGGCATGCTGGGAGCCGACGCCTTCCGCAAGATGAAGGAAACGGCCTACGTGGTCAACGTAGCCCGTGGCGGCCTGGTGGACGAGGAAGCACTCCATGTTGCCCTGAAGGAAGGCCAGATCGCCGGCGCCGGTGTGGACGTCTTCGTCAAGGAACCCAGCACGGACCTGCCGTTCTTCGAGTTCGACAACGTCATTGTGACCCCGCACCTGGGTGCTTCCACTGACGAAGCACAGGAGAAAGCCGGCGTCTCGGTGGCCAAGTCTGTTCGCCTGGCACTTGCCGGCGAGCTGGTGCCTGACGCTGTCAACGTCGCCGGCGGCGTCATCGCTCCGGATGTCCGTCCAGGCATCCCGCTGATCGAAAAGCTGGGCCGGATCTTCACTGCGCTGACCCACGCTTCCCTTACCCAGATCGATGTGGAAGTGGCGGGCGAAATTGCCGCCCTGGACGTCAAGGTGCTCGAACTTGCCGCACTGAAGGGCGTTTTCGCCGATGTGGTGACCGAGCAGGTCTCCTACGTGAATGCTCCTGTGATCGCCGAACAGCGCGGAATCAACACCCGCCTCATCACCACCCCGGATGCTGAGGACTACCGCAACGTCCTGACCATCCGCGGTGCCCTCAGCGATGGTTCCCAGATCTCCGTAGCCGGTACCCTCACGGGGCCCAAGCAGGTGGAGAAGCTCGTGGGTGTCAACGGGTACGACGTCGAAATCCCCATCAGCGAGCACCTGGTTGTGGTGGCCTATGCAGACCGTCCCGGCGTCATTGGCACCATCGGACACATTCTGGGCATGAACAACATCAACATCGGCGGAATGCAGGTGGCCCGCCAGACTGAAGGCGGCCAGGTTCTTGCGCTCCTGACCATCGACAGCTCTGTTCCGCAGCAGGTCCTGGAGGCCATCAAGGCCGGCATCGGAGCCGACATGGTCCGGGAAGTGGATCTGGAGGACTAG
- the ilvC gene encoding ketol-acid reductoisomerase: MTEMFYDDDADLSIIQGRKVAIVGYGSQGHAHALNLRDSGVEVVIALKDGSKSAAKAEDAGFTVKNVADAAEWADVIMILAPDQHQRAIYNDSIKDKLTEGKALAFAHGFNIRFGYIEAPAGVDVILIAPKAPGHTVRREFEAGRGIPDIIAVEQDASGSAWDLAKSYAKAIGGTRAGVIKTTFTEETETDLFGEQSVLCGGVSQLVQYGFETLTEAGYQPQIAYFEVLHELKLIVDLMWEGGIAKQRWSVSDTAEYGDYVSGPRVITPEVKENMKAVLADIQSGAFAKRFIDDQDNGGTEFKELRAKAEQHPIEEVGRELRSLFSWQQQDADYVEGSAAR, from the coding sequence GTGACTGAAATGTTCTACGACGACGACGCAGACCTGTCGATCATCCAGGGCCGTAAGGTAGCCATCGTTGGCTACGGCTCGCAGGGCCACGCCCACGCCCTGAACCTCCGCGATTCCGGCGTCGAGGTGGTTATCGCGCTGAAGGACGGCTCCAAGTCGGCCGCCAAGGCAGAAGACGCAGGCTTCACGGTCAAGAACGTTGCCGACGCCGCCGAATGGGCAGATGTCATCATGATCCTGGCTCCGGACCAGCACCAGCGCGCCATCTACAACGACTCCATCAAGGACAAGCTGACCGAAGGCAAGGCCCTGGCCTTCGCCCACGGCTTCAACATCCGTTTTGGTTACATCGAAGCTCCGGCCGGCGTTGACGTCATCCTGATCGCCCCGAAGGCTCCGGGCCACACGGTTCGCCGCGAATTCGAAGCCGGGCGCGGTATCCCGGACATCATCGCCGTCGAACAGGACGCCTCCGGTTCTGCATGGGACCTGGCGAAGTCCTACGCCAAGGCCATCGGCGGAACCCGCGCCGGCGTTATCAAGACCACCTTCACCGAAGAGACCGAAACCGATCTCTTCGGCGAGCAGTCCGTCCTTTGCGGCGGTGTCTCGCAGCTGGTCCAGTACGGCTTCGAAACCCTCACCGAAGCCGGCTACCAGCCGCAGATCGCCTACTTCGAGGTTCTCCACGAGCTCAAGCTCATTGTCGACCTCATGTGGGAAGGCGGCATCGCCAAGCAGCGCTGGAGCGTTTCCGATACCGCAGAGTACGGCGACTACGTCTCCGGCCCGCGCGTCATCACCCCCGAGGTGAAGGAAAACATGAAGGCTGTCCTCGCCGACATCCAGAGCGGTGCTTTCGCCAAGCGCTTCATCGATGACCAGGACAACGGTGGCACCGAGTTCAAGGAACTGCGTGCCAAGGCTGAGCAGCACCCCATCGAAGAGGTCGGCCGCGAACTGCGCTCCCTCTTCTCCTGGCAGCAGCAGGACGCTGACTACGTTGAAGGTTCTGCAGCCCGCTGA
- the ilvN gene encoding acetolactate synthase small subunit has product MTRHTLSVLVEDKPGVLTRVASLFARRAFNINSLAVGPTEVPGMSRMTVVVDADGDLIEQVTKQLNKLVNVIKIVELTSESSVQRDHILVKVRADAATRLQVTQAADLFRAAVVDVSTDSLVIEATGTPEKLAALLSVLEPFGIREIVQSGTLAVGRGSRSMSDRALRSA; this is encoded by the coding sequence ATGACCCGCCACACACTGTCCGTTCTGGTAGAAGACAAGCCCGGCGTGCTGACCCGCGTGGCCAGCCTCTTTGCCCGGCGTGCATTCAACATCAATTCCCTGGCTGTGGGACCCACCGAGGTTCCCGGCATGTCCCGCATGACGGTTGTCGTCGACGCCGACGGCGACCTCATTGAGCAGGTCACCAAGCAGCTCAACAAATTGGTCAACGTGATCAAGATTGTGGAGCTGACTTCCGAATCTTCCGTACAACGCGACCACATCCTGGTCAAGGTACGTGCGGATGCCGCGACACGCCTGCAGGTTACCCAGGCTGCAGACTTGTTCCGTGCCGCCGTCGTCGACGTGTCCACAGACTCGTTGGTGATCGAGGCAACCGGTACCCCCGAGAAGCTCGCTGCACTGCTTTCAGTGCTCGAGCCGTTCGGCATCCGTGAAATCGTGCAGTCCGGCACCTTGGCCGTTGGACGGGGATCCCGCTCCATGAGTGACAGGGCGCTCCGCTCCGCGTGA